From one Luteolibacter sp. SL250 genomic stretch:
- a CDS encoding PIG-L family deacetylase produces MMNRPSAIAIAAHPDDIEFKMCGTLLLLKRAGWDIHCFNLATGSGGSTVHGAEETSRIRAQEARNAAELIGATWHPPIADDLEIFYNAELLRKVAAVIREVKPAIVLTHPLEDYMEDHMITARLAVTATFAHSIPNFRSDPERPAYTGDATVYHCMPHGGRDPLRRPVTAGSWVNTTAVHETIREALSAHESQRGWLDATQGMSNYIKSLDDHARKMGVESGKFAMAEGWSRHLHLGFSQEDVDPLAEVLGTDYLLNPEFERLISADVPAIREVPHLQRAQ; encoded by the coding sequence ATGATGAACCGACCATCCGCCATCGCCATCGCGGCGCATCCCGATGACATCGAATTCAAGATGTGCGGCACGCTGCTGCTGCTGAAGCGCGCGGGCTGGGACATCCATTGCTTCAACCTGGCGACGGGCAGTGGCGGCAGCACGGTGCATGGCGCGGAGGAGACCTCCCGCATCCGCGCGCAGGAGGCGCGCAACGCGGCGGAACTCATCGGCGCGACCTGGCACCCGCCCATCGCGGATGACCTCGAGATTTTCTACAACGCGGAGTTGCTGCGGAAAGTCGCGGCGGTGATCCGCGAGGTGAAGCCCGCCATCGTCCTGACCCATCCGCTGGAGGACTACATGGAGGACCACATGATCACAGCGCGGCTGGCGGTGACGGCGACCTTCGCCCATTCCATCCCGAATTTCCGCTCCGATCCGGAGCGCCCCGCCTACACGGGGGATGCCACGGTCTATCACTGCATGCCCCACGGCGGCAGGGATCCGCTCCGCAGGCCCGTCACCGCCGGATCCTGGGTCAACACGACTGCGGTCCATGAGACCATCCGTGAAGCGCTGTCCGCCCATGAAAGCCAGCGCGGCTGGCTGGACGCCACGCAGGGCATGAGCAACTACATCAAGTCCCTGGACGACCATGCCCGGAAGATGGGTGTGGAGTCCGGGAAATTCGCCATGGCGGAGGGCTGGTCGCGGCATCTCCATCTGGGCTTTTCGCAGGAGGATGTGGATCCGCTCGCGGAAGTCCTCGGAACGGACTACCTCCTGAATCCTGAGTTCGAGAGGCTCATTTCCGCCGACGTTCCCGCCATCCGCGAAGTCCCGCACCTCCAGCGGGCGCAGTAG
- a CDS encoding Gfo/Idh/MocA family oxidoreductase, which translates to MNPSDPSRRQFLTAAGATAAVTAFPAVLRAQNASNNAILKIGLIGCGGRGTGAASQALSADPNVKLWAIGDAFASQITASLNNLSKFGGKVEVPEARQFSGLDAYQKVIDSGVDVVILTAPPGFRPLHLRAAVDAGKHAFCEKPMAVDVAGVKSVVESAKLAKQKGTTIQHGFCWRFSPNTREGYGKVTSGELGRVISVYGTYLASVPKPSTAIDQRNPEWGDVEWQIRNWMGHGWLSGGPLVEQGIHTVDKIAWAMGDVAPIAARGSGGRAQRDDDGSVWDHYDVAFEYPGGVICHIGQRQFKGAFSEVVDRVYCEKGTLEAPSRVLTKDPAGKVTWAFRDQPENMYQVEHNEWFAAIRAGKELNAGEYMANSTMLGLLAREAAQTGQRITWEEMWQANQDLAPDKVNFGDKLPVPPVPVPGVYKLV; encoded by the coding sequence ATGAATCCATCCGACCCATCCCGGCGCCAGTTCCTGACCGCCGCCGGCGCCACCGCCGCAGTGACCGCGTTCCCCGCCGTCCTCCGTGCCCAGAACGCGTCCAACAACGCCATCCTCAAGATCGGCCTCATCGGCTGCGGCGGCCGGGGGACCGGTGCCGCCAGCCAGGCGCTGTCCGCGGACCCGAACGTGAAGCTCTGGGCCATCGGCGACGCCTTCGCTTCCCAGATCACCGCTTCCCTGAACAACCTCTCGAAGTTCGGTGGCAAGGTGGAAGTCCCTGAGGCCCGGCAGTTCTCCGGTCTGGACGCCTACCAGAAAGTCATCGACAGCGGTGTGGACGTGGTGATCCTGACCGCTCCTCCCGGGTTCCGCCCACTGCACCTGCGTGCCGCGGTGGACGCCGGGAAGCATGCCTTCTGTGAAAAGCCGATGGCGGTGGACGTCGCGGGCGTGAAGTCCGTCGTGGAGTCCGCGAAGCTGGCGAAGCAGAAGGGCACCACCATCCAGCACGGCTTCTGCTGGCGCTTCTCCCCGAACACGCGTGAAGGCTACGGCAAGGTGACCTCCGGGGAGCTGGGCCGCGTCATCTCCGTCTATGGAACCTATCTGGCCTCCGTGCCGAAACCATCCACCGCGATCGACCAACGGAACCCGGAATGGGGTGACGTGGAGTGGCAGATCCGCAACTGGATGGGCCATGGCTGGCTGTCCGGCGGACCGCTGGTGGAGCAAGGCATCCACACCGTGGACAAGATCGCCTGGGCGATGGGTGACGTCGCCCCCATCGCGGCGCGTGGCTCCGGCGGCCGTGCCCAGCGGGATGACGACGGCAGCGTGTGGGACCACTATGACGTCGCGTTCGAGTATCCGGGCGGCGTGATCTGCCACATCGGCCAGCGCCAGTTCAAGGGTGCATTCAGCGAGGTGGTGGACCGCGTTTATTGCGAAAAAGGCACGCTGGAAGCCCCGAGCCGCGTTCTGACGAAGGACCCCGCCGGCAAGGTCACGTGGGCCTTCCGCGACCAGCCGGAGAACATGTACCAGGTGGAGCACAACGAGTGGTTCGCCGCCATCCGCGCGGGCAAGGAGCTCAACGCGGGCGAATACATGGCCAACAGCACCATGCTCGGCCTGCTGGCCCGTGAGGCCGCGCAGACCGGCCAGCGCATCACCTGGGAGGAGATGTGGCAGGCGAACCAGGACCTCGCTCCGGACAAGGTGAACTTCGGCGACAAACTCCCCGTGCCGCCGGTCCCCGTGCCGGGCGTCTACAAGCTCGTCTGA
- a CDS encoding sulfatase, whose translation MNFPKLPALLASVVLFVPGLRAATERPNILFIFTDDLAYQAISSYGESRKLLDTPNLDRIAREGMRFNRALVPNSICGPSRATVLTGKYSHLNGFPNNSNSRFDGSQPTFPKTLRANGYQTAIVGKWHLMSDPTGFDHWDILPGQGAYYQPDFIRNGEKVTEDGYVTDIITDHSIGWLEKRDKSRPFLLMAQHKAPHREWAPALRHLNHDNDRKYPEPPTLFDDYAGRGQAVREQDMTLEKTFTPRDAKLNAQPRLTPQQRTEWDAYYEPRNKSFHEANLQGNDLVRWRYNRYLHDYLGTVKSVDESVGRLLDYLDKEGIADKTIIVFSSDQGFFLGEHGWFDKRWIFEESLRTPLLVKWPGVTKPGSVNDDLVSTLDFAQTFYEAAGVAPHEGVQGRSLVPVLSGNTPDDWRKSFYYHYYEYPMPHRVRPHYGVVTARHKLVHFYAPDVDYWELYDLQTDPHELRSVYDDPAQAAVRDELHREVARLRTELKVPAQDPPGFSGGRRK comes from the coding sequence ATGAATTTCCCAAAGCTGCCCGCTCTGCTCGCCTCCGTGGTCCTGTTCGTGCCCGGCCTCCGCGCCGCCACGGAACGCCCGAACATCCTTTTCATCTTCACCGACGATCTCGCCTACCAGGCGATCAGTTCCTACGGGGAATCCCGCAAGCTGCTGGACACGCCGAACCTCGACCGGATCGCGCGCGAGGGCATGCGCTTCAACCGCGCTCTGGTGCCGAACTCCATCTGCGGCCCCAGCCGCGCCACCGTCCTGACGGGGAAATACTCCCACCTCAACGGCTTCCCGAACAACTCGAACAGCCGCTTCGACGGATCGCAACCGACCTTTCCGAAGACGCTGCGGGCGAACGGCTACCAAACCGCCATCGTCGGAAAATGGCACCTGATGAGCGATCCCACCGGCTTCGACCACTGGGATATCCTGCCGGGACAGGGTGCTTACTACCAACCGGACTTCATCCGCAACGGGGAGAAAGTCACCGAGGACGGCTACGTCACGGACATCATCACCGACCACAGCATCGGCTGGCTGGAAAAGCGGGACAAGTCGCGGCCCTTCCTGCTGATGGCCCAGCACAAGGCACCGCACCGGGAATGGGCGCCCGCGCTGCGCCACCTGAACCACGACAACGACCGCAAGTATCCCGAGCCGCCGACCCTCTTCGACGACTACGCCGGCCGGGGCCAGGCCGTCCGCGAACAGGACATGACGCTGGAGAAGACCTTCACCCCGCGCGACGCGAAGCTCAACGCCCAGCCCCGCCTGACACCGCAGCAGCGGACGGAGTGGGACGCCTACTACGAACCCCGTAACAAATCCTTCCACGAAGCCAACCTGCAGGGGAATGACCTCGTCCGCTGGCGCTACAACCGCTACCTGCACGACTACCTGGGCACCGTGAAGTCCGTGGACGAAAGCGTGGGCAGGCTGCTGGACTACCTGGACAAGGAAGGCATCGCGGACAAGACCATTATCGTCTTTTCATCCGACCAAGGCTTCTTCCTCGGCGAGCACGGATGGTTCGACAAGCGCTGGATCTTCGAGGAATCCCTCCGCACGCCGCTGCTCGTCAAATGGCCCGGCGTCACCAAGCCCGGCTCCGTGAACGACGATCTCGTCTCCACCCTGGATTTCGCCCAGACGTTCTATGAAGCGGCGGGCGTCGCCCCGCACGAGGGCGTCCAGGGCCGCAGCCTGGTCCCCGTCCTTTCCGGAAACACGCCGGACGACTGGCGGAAAAGCTTTTACTACCACTACTACGAGTATCCCATGCCTCATCGCGTGCGCCCGCACTACGGCGTGGTGACCGCCCGCCACAAGTTGGTCCACTTCTACGCGCCGGATGTGGACTACTGGGAACTCTACGACCTCCAGACGGACCCGCACGAACTGCGCAGCGTCTATGACGACCCCGCCCAGGCCGCCGTCCGCGACGAACTCCACCGCGAGGTGGCCCGCCTCCGCACCGAGCTGAAAGTCCCCGCCCAGGACCCGCCCGGCTTTTCCGGTGGGCGGAGGAAATAG
- a CDS encoding formylglycine-generating enzyme family protein: MMVSKKIRAAGACAVLLLSACQGEKKEEAGNFPVNDGMAALPGGTYQMGSSGSFDTPYGLKEFPEEAPVRTITVKPFSIDVTEVTNDQFAAFVKATGYVTFAERPAKLEDFPPEARASLPQGGFNQGSLVFNKPAESVGDPNTADAGSWWRWDPEANWRHPSGKASSIEGRGNHPVVCVNHEDAAAYAKWAGKRLPTEAEWEFAARGGLSGKTYTWGDEMKPGDKWMANTFQGEFPAGDSAADGFTSTAPVGTFPANGYGLRDMAGNVWELCSDYYDPAYPTYCTKDNPAGPETWLNRMTGVKKAGPPHHVTKGGSYLCHVSYCMRYRPAARHSLEEDSPANHTGFRCVRD, from the coding sequence ATGATGGTTTCCAAGAAAATACGTGCCGCAGGTGCCTGCGCGGTTTTGCTGCTCTCCGCGTGCCAGGGTGAGAAAAAGGAAGAGGCGGGGAATTTCCCCGTGAACGACGGCATGGCCGCGCTGCCGGGCGGCACTTACCAGATGGGATCGTCCGGATCGTTTGATACGCCGTATGGGTTGAAGGAATTCCCCGAAGAGGCTCCCGTCCGCACGATCACGGTAAAGCCGTTTTCCATCGATGTGACGGAGGTGACCAACGACCAGTTCGCCGCATTCGTGAAAGCGACCGGCTACGTCACCTTCGCGGAGCGCCCGGCGAAGCTGGAAGACTTCCCGCCGGAGGCCCGGGCCAGCCTGCCGCAGGGTGGCTTCAACCAGGGCAGCCTCGTCTTCAACAAGCCGGCTGAATCCGTCGGTGATCCGAACACCGCCGACGCGGGATCGTGGTGGCGGTGGGACCCGGAGGCGAACTGGCGGCACCCGTCGGGAAAGGCATCGTCCATCGAGGGCCGTGGCAACCATCCCGTGGTGTGCGTGAACCACGAGGACGCCGCGGCCTATGCGAAGTGGGCGGGCAAGCGGCTGCCGACGGAGGCGGAGTGGGAGTTCGCCGCGCGCGGCGGGCTTTCCGGAAAGACTTACACCTGGGGGGATGAGATGAAGCCCGGTGACAAGTGGATGGCCAATACCTTCCAAGGGGAGTTCCCCGCCGGGGATTCCGCCGCGGATGGATTCACCTCCACGGCCCCCGTGGGGACCTTTCCCGCGAACGGCTACGGCCTCCGCGACATGGCGGGCAACGTGTGGGAACTCTGCTCAGATTACTACGACCCCGCCTATCCGACGTATTGCACGAAGGACAATCCCGCCGGGCCGGAAACCTGGCTCAACCGCATGACCGGCGTGAAAAAGGCGGGTCCGCCGCATCACGTGACGAAAGGCGGCTCCTACCTCTGCCACGTTTCCTACTGCATGCGCTACCGCCCGGCCGCGCGGCATTCGCTGGAGGAGGACTCGCCCGCGAACCACACGGGCTTCCGGTGTGTGAGGGATTGA
- a CDS encoding VTT domain-containing protein, producing MKAWKIIAWVAVAALLGWLLYANRESLTKESIIAYGKSLPAAWFILAFLLLPLIGFPLSILLILAGIRFGVGWGMAVTTACIYFHHFAGYWISHSYLDERLRRFAEKRGHKVPEIDEGNRVWYTILFASVHGPPYAFKLYLLALTGVPFRIYCWVGGTVYILFCIIPVGAAAAAVHMDVTWIYVGIVVISAGVLIGKWLRKRKQAAADGASTQ from the coding sequence ATGAAGGCGTGGAAAATCATCGCCTGGGTGGCGGTCGCCGCGCTCCTCGGCTGGCTCCTTTATGCGAACCGGGAATCTCTCACTAAGGAATCCATCATCGCCTACGGCAAAAGCCTGCCCGCCGCGTGGTTCATCCTCGCCTTCCTCCTGCTGCCGCTGATCGGCTTTCCGCTGAGCATCCTGCTCATCCTCGCGGGCATCCGCTTCGGCGTCGGCTGGGGCATGGCCGTCACCACCGCCTGCATCTACTTCCACCACTTCGCCGGCTACTGGATCTCCCATAGCTACCTGGACGAACGCCTGCGCCGGTTCGCGGAAAAGCGCGGCCACAAGGTGCCGGAGATCGATGAGGGGAACCGCGTCTGGTATACCATTCTGTTCGCCTCCGTCCACGGACCGCCCTACGCGTTCAAGCTCTACCTGCTCGCCCTCACCGGCGTCCCGTTCCGCATCTACTGCTGGGTGGGCGGCACCGTGTACATCCTGTTCTGCATCATCCCCGTCGGTGCGGCGGCCGCCGCCGTCCACATGGACGTCACGTGGATCTACGTCGGCATCGTCGTGATCTCCGCGGGCGTCCTGATCGGAAAATGGCTGAGGAAGCGGAAGCAGGCTGCCGCTGATGGTGCCTCAACCCAGTGA
- a CDS encoding host attachment protein gives MNTPSIIIAANRGHLVAYRKTGNDSLQPIDNASFKEGNASISDIVTDQAGAFPMSGTPGTGSYESLPLVAELEVRSFRKVAEKIGKILDEEDIPWWGFASPSEINGAILDHLKPQYRDKVSINLKSDLTNSPKEQVYQSFNKAARETHVV, from the coding sequence ATGAACACACCTTCCATCATCATCGCCGCGAACCGCGGCCATCTCGTCGCCTACCGCAAGACCGGGAACGACTCGCTGCAGCCGATCGACAACGCTTCCTTCAAAGAAGGGAACGCCAGCATCTCTGACATCGTCACGGACCAGGCGGGCGCGTTTCCCATGAGCGGCACACCCGGCACCGGATCCTATGAGAGCCTGCCGCTGGTGGCGGAGTTGGAGGTCCGCAGCTTCCGCAAGGTGGCGGAAAAGATCGGCAAAATCCTCGACGAAGAGGACATCCCCTGGTGGGGCTTCGCCTCGCCCAGCGAGATCAACGGCGCGATCCTCGACCACCTGAAACCGCAGTACCGGGACAAAGTGTCGATCAACCTGAAGTCCGACCTGACCAACTCACCGAAGGAGCAGGTCTACCAGAGCTTCAACAAGGCCGCACGGGAAACGCACGTGGTGTGA